A single window of uncultured Methanospirillum sp. DNA harbors:
- a CDS encoding virulence RhuM family protein, whose product MSEKTEPSPLSSSPLLMYQSEDGKTKLQILIEGETIWMTQAQIADLYQTTIPNINIHIGNILNDGELSPERTIKDYLIVQKEGNREVSRMVSHCNLEMIIAIGYRVRSHRGTQFRRWATERLHEYLIKGFAMNDERLKEGKTLGADYFDELLERIRDIRASEKRFYQKVKEIYTLSIDYDPKDPSTKEFFQIVQNKIHFAISGHTAAELIAERADATKPNMGVTSFKGAIVRQRDVTVAKNYLNKDELNELNRIVSMWLDYAEDQAKRKNPVYMKDWRERLDRFLSFNERAILSHAGAINMETARELAREQYLLFNTHRLELAEQEAEKEFEELVHELKSGEEAKDNQI is encoded by the coding sequence ATGTCAGAAAAAACTGAACCCTCCCCTTTATCCTCATCCCCTCTCCTCATGTATCAATCTGAAGATGGGAAGACAAAACTCCAGATTCTCATCGAGGGTGAGACTATCTGGATGACCCAGGCTCAAATCGCTGATCTCTATCAGACAACTATCCCTAATATCAACATCCACATTGGTAATATCTTAAATGATGGTGAATTATCACCCGAACGAACTATTAAGGATTACTTAATAGTTCAAAAAGAAGGAAACAGGGAGGTATCCCGCATGGTCTCTCATTGCAACCTGGAGATGATCATTGCCATCGGGTACAGGGTTCGGAGTCATCGGGGAACACAGTTCAGACGATGGGCAACTGAACGACTCCATGAGTACCTCATCAAAGGATTTGCGATGAATGATGAGCGGCTCAAGGAGGGCAAAACCCTCGGAGCCGATTATTTTGATGAACTGCTTGAGCGTATCCGGGATATCCGTGCATCTGAAAAGCGGTTTTATCAAAAGGTCAAAGAAATTTATACCCTCTCCATTGATTATGATCCTAAAGATCCTTCAACTAAAGAGTTCTTTCAGATAGTTCAGAATAAGATCCACTTCGCCATATCAGGGCATACTGCAGCTGAACTTATTGCTGAGCGTGCTGATGCGACGAAGCCGAATATGGGTGTTACCAGCTTTAAAGGTGCTATTGTCAGACAACGGGATGTCACGGTTGCCAAGAATTATCTGAATAAGGATGAACTCAATGAGTTAAACCGGATTGTGAGTATGTGGCTTGATTATGCTGAAGATCAGGCCAAACGGAAAAACCCGGTATATATGAAGGACTGGCGTGAAAGGCTTGATCGGTTCCTGTCATTTAATGAGCGGGCTATCTTAAGCCACGCAGGTGCGATCAACATGGAAACCGCTCGTGAACTGGCACGTGAACAGTACCTTCTCTTTAACACTCATCGTCTAGAATTAGCAGAACAGGAAGCGGAAAAAGAGTTTGAAGAACTTGTTCATGAACTGAAATCAGGGGAGGAGGCAAAAGACAATCAGATATAA
- a CDS encoding type I restriction endonuclease subunit R has translation MTPYTEDLLVQQTTANYLNNTLEWESVYAYNEEILGVDGTLGRRSEKEIILTRYLSNALQTLNPDLPDEAYESALRQITEISSAQTLLSTNQEKYELLKNGVKVRYRNGKNQEKHAVLKIFDYAHPENNHFLCVRELWVKGDIYRKRPDIIGFVNGIPLLFIECKNMHHDLEVAYRKNFSDYKDTVPHIFHYNAIILLANGDKAKIGSLSSKYEHFHEWKRLSEQDSGVVDMETLLKGVCDKKNFMDIFENFILFDDSLGPTVKILGRNHQFLGVNQAIEAVKDRKKREGKLGVFWHTQGSGKSYSMVFFTRKIHRKLGGNFTFLICTDRDDLDGQIYKTFAGCRLVNHDKDPCRAADGKHLAHLLTLHKSHIFTLIQKFNQDVNPDEGYTSRDDIIVITDEAHRTQYGTLALNMRNSLPNASFIGFTGTPLFKDDEITKRVFGDYVSTYDFQRAVEDGATVPLYYDARGEKLGIATTDLNDQILKKIEEISKSEEADFDDINVQQRIENELKRDYHIITAEKRLRQVAHDLVDHYSTAWESGKAMVVCIDKITCVRMHKLLKKCWQNRIDLLKSEVKHAADDQEEIFQRKQIAWMEETQMVVVISEEQNEVEKFRKWGLEEEIKEHRRLIREGFSLDDRKRIDLESAFKKPEHPFRIAIVCAMWLTGFDVPSLSTLYLDKPLKAHTLMQAIARANRVAEGKNNGLIVDYCGILKNLRKALATFAGAGDAGRKEEDSKTNPTRPDEELLVDLVEAIGFIRSFLQAGNASLDDIITKTGFERNAAIIAAKEVANRNDQTRKRFEVICREVFKKFKACINISGVNDHRQEYDAINIIYKSLQDDRQQADISYIIKKLHEVVDGVIDVHPDPDQEPGKVYDISGIDFYRLKQEFSRSRSKNSAVQMLKEIIDRKVERLLSQNPLRTDFQKHYEEIIDEYNNEKDRVTIEETWNRLLKFIQDLDDESHRAIREELDEETLAIYDLLRKEKLTPGEIKRIKKVSVELLKTLKAEKLKIDHWREKEATRDSVLVSIRNYLYSEETGLPVESYTDEEVEKRAEIVYEHIYRVYPEIPSPYYVKEGYGSG, from the coding sequence ATGACCCCCTACACCGAAGACCTCCTCGTCCAGCAGACCACCGCCAACTATCTCAACAATACACTCGAATGGGAATCGGTCTATGCCTATAACGAAGAGATCCTCGGTGTGGACGGAACCCTCGGCAGACGGTCAGAGAAAGAGATCATCCTGACCCGGTACCTGAGCAACGCCCTCCAGACCCTGAACCCTGATCTCCCTGATGAGGCATACGAGAGTGCCCTCAGGCAGATAACCGAAATCAGCTCTGCCCAGACCCTCCTTTCAACAAACCAGGAGAAGTACGAACTCCTGAAGAACGGGGTCAAGGTCAGGTACCGAAACGGGAAGAACCAGGAGAAACATGCGGTTCTGAAGATATTTGATTATGCTCACCCGGAGAACAACCACTTCCTCTGTGTCAGGGAACTCTGGGTTAAGGGAGATATCTACCGCAAACGTCCGGACATCATCGGGTTTGTGAACGGAATCCCGCTCCTCTTCATCGAGTGCAAGAACATGCACCATGACCTTGAGGTTGCATACCGGAAGAATTTTTCAGATTATAAAGACACCGTCCCTCATATCTTCCACTATAACGCCATCATCCTGCTTGCCAACGGAGACAAGGCAAAGATCGGATCGCTCTCAAGCAAGTACGAGCACTTCCACGAGTGGAAACGTCTCTCTGAACAGGATTCGGGGGTTGTGGACATGGAGACCCTGCTCAAGGGAGTCTGTGACAAAAAGAACTTCATGGACATCTTTGAGAACTTCATCCTCTTTGATGACTCACTCGGCCCCACCGTCAAGATTCTTGGGCGAAATCACCAGTTCCTTGGAGTCAACCAGGCCATCGAGGCAGTAAAGGACCGAAAGAAGCGGGAAGGAAAACTCGGGGTATTCTGGCATACCCAGGGGTCAGGGAAGAGCTACTCGATGGTCTTTTTCACCAGGAAGATCCACCGCAAACTCGGAGGAAATTTCACCTTCCTCATCTGCACAGACCGGGATGACCTGGACGGGCAGATCTACAAGACCTTTGCCGGGTGCAGACTGGTCAACCATGACAAAGACCCCTGCCGGGCAGCAGATGGAAAGCATCTTGCACACCTCCTCACTCTCCATAAATCCCATATCTTTACCCTTATCCAGAAGTTCAACCAGGATGTAAACCCTGATGAAGGGTACACCAGCCGGGATGATATCATCGTCATCACCGATGAGGCACACCGGACCCAGTACGGAACCCTTGCTCTCAACATGAGAAATTCCCTTCCCAATGCCAGTTTCATCGGGTTTACCGGAACCCCTCTCTTCAAAGATGACGAGATCACAAAACGGGTGTTTGGTGATTATGTCTCCACCTATGACTTTCAGCGGGCTGTTGAGGATGGAGCGACAGTTCCCCTCTATTACGATGCCCGGGGAGAAAAACTCGGGATTGCTACAACTGATCTCAACGACCAGATCCTCAAAAAAATCGAGGAGATCTCAAAGTCTGAAGAAGCAGATTTTGACGACATCAACGTTCAGCAGCGGATAGAAAACGAACTCAAACGTGATTACCATATCATCACCGCTGAAAAACGTCTCCGCCAGGTCGCCCATGATCTCGTAGACCATTACTCCACGGCCTGGGAATCAGGGAAAGCAATGGTGGTCTGTATCGACAAGATCACCTGTGTCAGGATGCACAAACTCCTCAAAAAATGCTGGCAGAACCGGATTGATCTACTGAAATCTGAAGTGAAACATGCTGCAGATGACCAGGAAGAGATCTTCCAGAGAAAGCAGATCGCCTGGATGGAAGAGACCCAGATGGTCGTTGTCATCAGTGAAGAGCAGAACGAAGTGGAGAAGTTCAGGAAATGGGGTCTTGAAGAGGAGATAAAAGAGCATCGAAGGCTCATCCGTGAAGGATTCTCCCTTGATGACAGGAAGCGGATAGACCTTGAATCAGCATTTAAAAAGCCCGAACATCCGTTCCGGATCGCCATCGTCTGTGCCATGTGGCTGACCGGCTTTGATGTTCCCAGTCTGTCAACGCTCTATCTGGATAAACCACTCAAAGCCCATACTTTGATGCAGGCCATCGCCCGGGCTAACAGGGTTGCAGAAGGGAAGAATAACGGGTTGATCGTTGATTATTGCGGCATCCTCAAAAATCTTCGTAAAGCCCTTGCAACCTTTGCAGGGGCCGGAGATGCCGGAAGAAAAGAGGAAGATAGCAAAACCAATCCGACCAGACCGGATGAAGAGCTCCTTGTTGATCTTGTTGAGGCGATCGGATTTATCAGGAGTTTTCTGCAGGCAGGAAATGCTTCCCTGGATGATATCATCACGAAAACAGGGTTTGAGCGAAATGCTGCTATCATCGCTGCAAAAGAGGTAGCAAATCGGAACGACCAGACCAGAAAACGGTTTGAAGTGATCTGCCGGGAAGTATTCAAAAAATTCAAGGCATGTATCAACATATCAGGGGTGAATGATCACCGGCAGGAGTACGATGCCATCAATATCATCTACAAGAGCCTGCAGGATGATCGCCAGCAGGCAGACATCTCGTATATCATCAAAAAGCTGCACGAAGTCGTTGATGGTGTGATTGATGTTCATCCAGATCCTGACCAGGAACCCGGAAAAGTCTATGATATAAGTGGGATTGACTTCTATCGTCTGAAACAGGAGTTCTCCAGGAGTAGATCAAAAAATTCTGCTGTCCAGATGCTCAAAGAAATCATCGACAGGAAAGTTGAGCGACTCTTATCTCAAAATCCGCTCCGAACCGATTTTCAGAAACACTATGAAGAAATTATTGATGAATATAATAATGAGAAGGATAGGGTAACGATAGAAGAGACCTGGAACAGACTTCTGAAATTTATTCAGGATCTGGATGATGAATCACACCGGGCCATCAGGGAAGAACTGGATGAAGAGACTCTTGCTATCTATGATCTCCTTCGGAAAGAAAAACTGACCCCTGGAGAGATTAAGCGGATCAAAAAAGTCTCTGTTGAACTGTTAAAAACCCTCAAGGCTGAAAAACTAAAGATTGACCACTGGCGTGAGAAAGAGGCAACACGGGATTCGGTCCTGGTATCTATCCGGAATTACCTGTATAGTGAAGAGACCGGTCTTCCGGTTGAGTCATATACTGATGAAGAAGTGGAGAAGAGAGCAGAGATCGTCTATGAGCATATCTACCGTGTGTATCCGGAGATACCTTCACCGTACTATGTGAAAGAGGGATACGGGTCAGGATGA
- a CDS encoding restriction endonuclease subunit S has product MNGFSGPIKDITHGIFDGPHATPPDAIEGPIFLGIKNLTEKGALDFSEIKNISEKDYPKWIRRVNPQEDDIVFTYEATLHRYALIPSEFRGCLGRRLALIRPNRDMVDPKFLLYYLISPIWRSTVEPIVISGSTVDRIPISKFPDLKIKIPSIEKQKQIVKIISPYNDLIENNRRRIQLLEEAARLLYQEWFVRLRFPGYEHTKIVDGVPEGWQLCKISEVCHTLGGGTPSSSNPDFWNGDVIWATPTDITNNDCLYLPDTERKITQFGLKNSSAKIVDAGTILMTSRASIGFFGVMDKEASTNQGFINIIPIDAWSKWYIAYNLISRVEEIRSNASGSTYKEISKGRFRDMSIILPTKNTALEFGEICNNNFEFIRALKNQQIKLQEARDLLLPRLMNGVIPV; this is encoded by the coding sequence ATGAATGGGTTTTCTGGGCCTATCAAAGATATTACTCATGGGATATTTGATGGACCTCATGCAACACCTCCAGATGCTATAGAAGGACCAATTTTTTTAGGAATTAAAAATCTTACCGAAAAAGGAGCACTTGATTTTTCTGAAATAAAAAATATCTCTGAAAAAGATTATCCAAAATGGATTCGAAGGGTAAATCCGCAAGAAGATGACATAGTTTTTACTTACGAAGCTACTCTCCATAGATATGCTCTAATTCCTAGTGAATTTCGAGGTTGTCTAGGAAGAAGGCTCGCACTTATACGACCAAATAGGGATATGGTAGATCCGAAATTCCTTTTATACTATCTTATCTCTCCAATTTGGAGATCAACTGTTGAACCGATTGTAATTTCGGGTTCAACTGTAGATAGAATACCAATATCCAAATTTCCTGATCTAAAAATAAAGATCCCATCAATTGAAAAACAAAAGCAAATAGTAAAGATTATTTCGCCTTATAACGACCTCATTGAAAACAACCGCCGCCGGATCCAACTCCTCGAAGAAGCCGCCCGCCTCCTCTATCAGGAATGGTTCGTCAGGCTCCGGTTTCCCGGTTATGAGCATACAAAGATCGTGGATGGGGTGCCGGAAGGATGGCAATTGTGCAAAATATCTGAAGTTTGTCATACTCTTGGAGGAGGAACGCCTTCCTCATCGAATCCTGACTTTTGGAATGGTGATGTTATCTGGGCTACTCCCACTGATATTACAAACAATGATTGCCTATATTTGCCAGATACGGAACGAAAAATTACTCAATTTGGGTTAAAAAATTCATCGGCGAAAATCGTAGATGCTGGAACAATTCTAATGACAAGTCGTGCTTCTATAGGTTTCTTTGGAGTTATGGATAAAGAAGCATCAACGAATCAGGGATTTATTAATATCATTCCAATAGATGCCTGGAGTAAATGGTATATAGCATATAATTTAATTTCAAGAGTTGAAGAAATTCGTTCTAATGCAAGTGGATCAACTTATAAGGAAATTAGTAAAGGGAGATTTAGAGATATGTCAATTATTCTTCCAACAAAAAATACCGCTTTAGAATTTGGAGAAATATGCAATAACAATTTTGAATTCATCCGTGCTTTAAAAAATCAGCAAATTAAACTTCAAGAAGCCCGTGACCTCCTCCTTCCCCGCCTCATGAACGGAGTAATCCCGGTATGA
- a CDS encoding PDDEXK nuclease domain-containing protein, giving the protein MIEKTSEDSSMNTYSLTFPDLVTVISRIHYELANQAHRKVNLILTLRNWMIGYYIEEYARSGSDRAEYGTRLIDWLSDTLSLQGVPRCERHEIHRYQRFYQIYPWIMESLLPQFSGLAEGSDSPLGDTIVETVSPQLHPDGSVLITLLSFSHLAKLTEIEDETKRAFYEVECIRGNWSIRELRHQIHSQYYERSGQSRDTIALAVMAHGKAGKMSPGLNIRDPYVVKFLGLKPREVMGESHLEDQLLDKLEKFLLELCHGFCFEGRQKRILIGDSYYFVDLVFYHRILKCHVLVELNLEPFSHENIGQLNTYVSWYRESMMIEGDNPPVGILLCTHKDHALVEYALAGMDNNLFVSRYLPELPKKEDMERFIEGQIGGEV; this is encoded by the coding sequence ATGATCGAAAAAACTTCAGAAGACAGTTCCATGAATACGTATTCACTCACCTTTCCGGATCTTGTTACGGTTATCAGCCGTATTCACTATGAGTTAGCAAACCAGGCACACCGGAAAGTAAATCTCATTCTTACGCTCCGGAACTGGATGATTGGGTATTATATCGAGGAGTATGCACGGTCAGGGTCAGACCGGGCAGAGTATGGTACACGGCTCATAGACTGGCTTTCTGATACGCTCTCATTGCAGGGTGTTCCCAGGTGTGAGCGTCATGAAATCCACCGGTATCAGAGGTTTTATCAGATATATCCCTGGATTATGGAGTCACTACTTCCACAATTTTCTGGTCTGGCAGAGGGTTCGGATAGTCCTTTGGGGGATACAATTGTGGAGACGGTGTCACCACAATTGCATCCCGATGGATCGGTTCTCATAACCCTGCTCTCGTTCAGCCATTTAGCAAAACTCACTGAGATAGAGGACGAGACCAAGAGGGCCTTTTACGAGGTGGAATGCATTCGGGGGAACTGGTCGATCCGTGAACTGAGACACCAGATCCATAGTCAGTACTATGAACGGTCCGGGCAGTCAAGAGATACAATAGCCCTAGCTGTGATGGCCCATGGTAAAGCCGGGAAGATGTCACCCGGCCTGAATATCCGGGATCCATATGTCGTTAAGTTTCTGGGGCTGAAACCCCGGGAGGTGATGGGTGAGTCTCATCTTGAGGATCAACTCCTTGACAAACTAGAGAAGTTTCTTCTTGAACTGTGTCACGGGTTCTGCTTTGAGGGACGGCAGAAACGGATCCTGATCGGGGATTCATATTACTTCGTAGATCTCGTGTTTTATCACCGGATTTTGAAATGTCATGTTCTCGTTGAACTCAACCTCGAACCGTTCAGTCATGAGAACATCGGGCAGTTAAACACCTACGTAAGCTGGTACCGGGAGAGCATGATGATCGAAGGGGATAATCCTCCGGTCGGAATTCTCCTGTGTACCCATAAGGATCATGCCCTGGTGGAGTATGCCCTTGCCGGGATGGATAATAATCTGTTTGTCTCCCGGTATCTTCCGGAGTTGCCGAAGAAAGAGGATATGGAGAGGTTCATTGAGGGGCAGATCGGGGGAGAGGTGTGA
- a CDS encoding PIN domain-containing protein, whose translation MKYLIDTNIPLLILLGQDSSSEARSFFERIPLKDCVISDFSLHSIGLILAKKGRKSVFKEFVDDLIIKCELPVLHVKYDDIYSVVENMEIFHLDFDDGYQYTLADRYGLYIVSFDADFDKTPKGRIRPADVKG comes from the coding sequence ATGAAGTATCTGATTGATACCAATATTCCCCTTCTAATCCTCCTTGGTCAGGATTCATCCTCTGAAGCTCGCTCGTTTTTCGAAAGAATTCCCTTAAAGGATTGTGTCATCAGCGATTTTTCGCTTCATTCAATTGGGTTGATCCTTGCAAAGAAAGGGAGGAAAAGTGTCTTCAAAGAATTTGTAGATGATCTTATCATCAAATGCGAATTACCAGTGTTGCATGTAAAATATGATGACATATATTCTGTAGTTGAAAATATGGAGATTTTTCACCTTGACTTTGATGATGGGTATCAGTATACTCTGGCAGATAGATATGGCCTCTATATCGTAAGTTTTGATGCTGATTTTGATAAAACCCCAAAAGGTCGTATTCGTCCTGCTGATGTCAAGGGTTGA
- a CDS encoding DUF2281 domain-containing protein, with protein MTENGVLERRARELPPEYQQKVLDYIDSLLLDIQREKVVKPSFSWAGGLSDLHEDVFSLQKKALLWRDSDEVSD; from the coding sequence ATGACAGAAAATGGTGTATTGGAACGTCGGGCACGAGAGCTCCCTCCTGAATATCAGCAGAAGGTACTGGATTATATAGACTCTCTATTACTAGATATCCAGAGAGAAAAAGTAGTGAAACCCAGTTTCAGCTGGGCTGGCGGTCTTTCTGATCTTCATGAAGATGTTTTTTCTCTTCAGAAAAAAGCCCTCCTCTGGCGTGACTCTGATGAAGTATCTGATTGA